The following proteins are encoded in a genomic region of Microtus ochrogaster isolate Prairie Vole_2 chromosome 5, MicOch1.0, whole genome shotgun sequence:
- the Qtrt1 gene encoding queuine tRNA-ribosyltransferase catalytic subunit 1 → MMRGNMALSTVASSHVVTGRKMAAAGSPASLESAPRIMRLVSECSRSRARAGELRLPHGTVATPVFMPVGTQATMKGITAEQLENLGCRLCLGNTYHLGLRPGPELIQKAQGLHGFMNWPHNLLTDSGGFQMVSLFSLSEVTEEGVRFRSPYDGQETLLSPERSVEIQNALGSDIIMQLDDVVSSTVTGPRVEEAMHRSVRWLDRCIAAHQHRDKQNLFAIIQGGLNADLRTTCLKEMTKRDVPGFAIGGLSGGESKAQFWKMVALSTSMLPKDKPRYLMGVGYATDLVVCVALGCDMFDCVYPTRTARFGSALVPTGNLQLKKQQYAKDFSPINSECPCPTCQKHSRAFLHALLHSDNTAALHHLTVHNIAYQLQLLSTMRSSILEQRFPDFVRNFMRTMYGDHSLCPAWAVEALASVGITLT, encoded by the exons ATGATGCGAGGCAACATGGCGCTGTCCACTGTGGCCTCATCCCACGTGGTTACGGGACGGAAAATGGCGGCGGCAGGCAGTCCCGCTTCGCTTGAGTCTGCTCCACGAATCATGCGGCTGGTGTCTGAGTGCAGTCGTTCCAGAGCCCGGGCAGGCGAGCTGCGGCTGCCGCATGGAACTGTTGCCACTCCTGTGTTCATGCCTGTGGGAACACAGGCCACCATGAAGGGGATCACGGCGGAGCAGCTGGAGAACCTGGGCTGCCGCCTCTGCTTGGGCAACACCTACCATCTGGGGCTGAGGCCG GGTCCGGAACTGATCCAGAAAGCCCAGGGTCTTCACGGCTTCATGAATTGGCCTCACAATCTGCTGACA GATAGCGGCGGCTTCCAGATGGTGTCCCTGTTCTCCCTGTCCGAGGTGACTGAGGAGGGCGTCCGCTTCCGCTCGCCCTACGATGGCCAAGAGACACTTTTGAGCCCAGAGAGGTCTGTGGAGATTCAGAACGCTCTGG GCTCTGACATCATCATGCAGCTGGACGATGTGGTGAGCAGCACAGTGACAGGCCCTCGAGTGGAGGAGgccatgcacag GTCAGTGCGCTGGCTGGACAGATGCATTGCAGCCCATCAGCACCGGGACAAGCAGAACCTCTTTGCTATCATCCAGGGGGGACTGAATGCCGACCTTCGGACCACTTGCCTGAAAG AGATGACCAAGAGGGATGTCCCGGGCTTCGCCATCGGAGGACTGAGTGGGGGAGAGAGCAAGGCACAGTTCTGGAAGATGGTGGCTTTAAGTACTTCCATGCTGCCTAAGGACAAGCCAAGATACCTGATGGGGGTTGG CTATGCCACTGATTTGGTAGTCTGCGTGGCTCTTGGATGTGACATGTTCGACTGTGTATACCCCACGCGGACAGCG CGCTTTGGCTCTGCTCTTGTACCCACTGGGAACCTGCAGTTGAAGAAACAGCAGTACGCCAAGGATTTCAGTCCCATAAACTCGGAGTGTCCTTGTCCCACCTGCCAGAA GCACAGCCGCGCCTTCCTGCACGCCCTGCTGCACAGCGACAACACGGCAGCTCTGCACCACCTCACTGTGCATAACATTGCCTATCAG CTGCAGCTCCTGAGCACCATGCGAAGCAGCATCTTGGAGCAGCGCTTTCCTGACTTCGTACGAAATTTCATGCGCACCATGTATGGGGACCACAGCCTCTGTCCTGCCTGGGCTGTTGAAgcactggcctctgtgggaatCACACTCAcatga